ACACACACACCAAGAGATCGAGAAACCAATCGAGAGTGCAGCCTGACGCAAGCTATATACTCCAGTTAGCTCACAGACCATCATCACGGTCATGGGGTGCAATAGTAGTCTGGCCATGGTCTCCATCCTGCAGCTGTGCTTGATCATCGGTGCCGCCGCCGCTGGCCCGAGCAAGATGGTGAGGCTGGTGCCGGCGATGTACGTGTTCGGGGACTCCACGCTGGACGTGGGCAACAACAACTACCTGCCGGGGCCGAACGTGCCCAGGGCC
Above is a window of Triticum dicoccoides isolate Atlit2015 ecotype Zavitan unplaced genomic scaffold, WEW_v2.0 scaffold178179, whole genome shotgun sequence DNA encoding:
- the LOC119344652 gene encoding GDSL esterase/lipase At2g04020-like, with the translated sequence MGCNSSLAMVSILQLCLIIGAAAAGPSKMVRLVPAMYVFGDSTLDVGNNNYLPGPNVPRANTPLNGVDFPGGARATGRFSNGYHVADFIGTYLSHRS